One window of the Trifolium pratense cultivar HEN17-A07 linkage group LG2, ARS_RC_1.1, whole genome shotgun sequence genome contains the following:
- the LOC123907602 gene encoding growth-regulating factor 4-like — MSVQPPPQLMWPPSNHPPFTVSQWQELEHQALIFKYLKAGVSVPPDLLLPIRKSLQLMSHPSLGYYGKKIDPEPGRCRRTDGKKWRCAKDAHPDSKYCDRHMIRRRYRSRKPVESSSCSSQSSSVTVSSTSQQIGSSIGTASATVTASAAVTAASTFHTLPLHTNGTREGLAFTLGNTIPHMDPMLLSHQGSKKSYRFGLNTEAEEHDLVQKDFGTVKYQGYDFTSDDTWYNNMSQIPSNNVSESRTGSTMVNKGNYFQQQRAREPEQLFNLDTARSKEIVFNSQLGNFKQEYQSSQSLFSDWQWKKDLASSGMEYKPSKDFNTNPDINAD; from the exons atGAGCGTTCAACCACCGCCGCAGCTGATGTGGCCACCATCAAATCATCCACCGTTCACAGTATCCCAATGGCAAGAGCTAGAACATCAAGCTCTCATCTTCAAGTATCTCAAAGCTGGTGTATCTGTTCCTCCAGACCTTCTTTTACCTATTAGGAAAAGTCTCCAATTGATGTCACACCCATCTC tGGGTTATTATGGTAAAAAAATTGACCCAGAACCAGGTAGGTGTAGAAGAACAGATGGAAAAAAATGGAGATGTGCTAAGGATGCTCATCCTGATTCTAAGTACTGTGACCGTCATATGATACGACGTCGTTACCGTTCAAGAAAGCCTGTGgaatcttcttcttgttcttctcaaTCTTCTTCAGTTACAGTTTCTAGTACTTCACAACAAATTGGTTCTTCTATTGGAACTGCTTCTGCTACTGTTACTGCTTCTGCTGCTGTTACTGCTGCTTCAACCTTTCATACTCTTCCTTTGCATACAAATGGTACTCGTGAAGGTTTAGCTTTCACTCTTGGGAACACCATACCCCACATGGACCCTATGCTTCTTTCTCATCAAGGTTCTAAGAAATCTTATAG GTTTGGACTGAACACGGAAGCAGAAGAGCACGACCTTGTACAGAAAGATTTCGGAACTGTGAAGTATCAAGGCTACGACTTCACTTCAGACGACACCTGGTATAATAACATGTCACAGATTCCATCAAACAATGTGTCAGAATCCAGGACCGGTTCTACCATGGTTAACAAAGGCAACTACTTCCAACAGCAGCGAGCACGAGAGCCTGAGCAGCTGTTTAACCTCGACACTGCAAGGTCCAAGGAAATCGTCTTTAACAGCCAGTTAGGTAATTTTAAACAGGAATATCAATCTTCACAATCTCTCTTCAGTGACTGGCAGTGGAAGAAAGATTTAGCCTCATCTGGCATGGAGTATAAGCCAAGCAAGGATTTTAATACTAATCCAGATATCAATGCAGATTGA